The Ricinus communis isolate WT05 ecotype wild-type chromosome 8, ASM1957865v1, whole genome shotgun sequence sequence accccaaaaattTCAATTCGAAGACCATTTGAATCTAAATTTCAGTTGGAAGAGAGGGTGGTTTACAAACTCCATTTTTAAAttccataaaataattttttgattttagaaattttttgactttttatctaaaattataaaaattataattattaactaaaaaaatgaataaaagaaattaaacccAACACCATCACTATCGTTCAATCTATCACTCTACCACCATATCATAACTCAAGCTATTGCTTCATCACCATCGTCGTTAACGTTGCCATTTCAACCTCCATCATCACCTTTATTCACACTAGTCATTCCACTACCAACATCACCATGCTAGTTGCTCCATTTCCACCTAAAGCCTCCATTCAAGCACTTATTACCCCATAACAATAATAATCACTCATGATCTTTTCgtagtttctttctttcttattccCTCAAAGCAAACCCAAAACCACTACCTCACGACAAGCCACCACTATCACTGCCTTACAGCATGCCGCCACCACTACACACCTACACCCACAATGCAATGAACAAAAATCACTCCACAATaacaaatagaaatttttttcattaagagatccagaaaaatataaataggcAAAGGACTTTTTGGAGCAACTACTTATGGTAATCACCTCTCTCATTGTTATAGATGATGGTGAAATGGTCGATGTTGTTATTAGTGTTGTTGCTGCGTGTTGCCTTTATAATGGCGAAGTAAGCGCTTCAGGTAACAACTTTATTGTCAGTAAACATAGAATTCATGATGGGTTTGAGTTTGAAGTGGAAATGAGAAGTGGCATTGCAATGGTGAAGTGAGACTGAGATGTCGGAGTTGGAGATCGGGAGTTTGAAAGGTCGAAGGTGAAAAAGATTAGATCggaactaaaaaaattataatttcatataatattagataataaatttaaatataaaaattaaaaaacaaaagtattttaattatatttatcaataaaatattttattcactCTCTAGCATATGTGATTATTATGAACGTGCTAATCAAGCATTTGGATCTATTTGATATAGAAGCAGAAATTTTGGACTTCTttgtcaaagaatgaaaattcGGTCTATTTGATCCTTTGACACAAGCTGAGGGGCCAAATTGACACTTTGTCCGAAGAATAATTCATTCTTCTCCTATTATTGAACTCAGATAGTATCACATATATAAGGCTGCATTTCTAAACACACTCTCAAGCATTTTCTTTCACATTTACTCTCCGGAAAAAGTTAAGAAGACAGAGATGGGCTCTGAGACCACTTTTAAGCTTCCAGCTATAGATTTCTCAAGCACAGAATTAAAGCCAGGGAATCCTTTGTGGGAGACGGTGAAATCCCAAGTCAGGAAAGCAGCAGAGGAGTATGGATGCTTTGAGGCTTTGTTCCAAGACATTTCTCAAGAGCTTCGAAAAGCGATGGATGGAGCATTGGAAGAGATTTTCGCATTACCCTTGGAAATAAAGAAGCTTAATGTTTCTGATAGACCTTTCCACGGTTATATCGGATCATCTTCGCCATTGTCACTATATGAAAGCATTGGCTTTGATGATCCTGACAACTTTCACAAGGTCGAAAGCTTCACCAACATCATGTGGCCTCAAGGAAACATAAATTTCaggtttcttttattgtttctaAATTCTGATGGACATATTTCAAATTCACTTTTCTCTGGCTGCCAAAGAATTGTTTACTACTACTTATGAATTCTATGTTTTGGCAGcacaactgtacattccttcTCAAAAACATTAACTGAGTTAGATCAAATGATAAGAAAGATGATTGTGGAGAGCTTTGGAATGGAAAAATATTTGGATGAGCACATGAACTCCGCTTACAATATCTTCAGGGTCACAAAATATGCAGCACCAGAAACTACAGATAAAAAAACAGGGCTAAGGGCTCACACAGATAAGAACACGACTAGTATATTGTACCAAAATCAGATTGATGGATTAGAGATACAAACTAAAGATGGTGAATGGATCAATGTCGAATTCTCACCTTACTCTTTCATAGTCATAATTGGTGAATCTCTCAATgtaagttttttctttttccctgaATATGAGCAATTATTTCGACAAGTACAACATAACACTGGATTCAAACTTGCATGTAATCAAATTCTTGTAGGCATGGACAAACGGTCGATTGCATAGTCCATGCCATCGAGTTATGATGTCTGGAAGCAAGACAAGGTACTCCGCTGTATTGTTTACAGTACCCAAAGAAGGCTACGTGATAAAAGCTGTAGAAGAGCTAGTGGATGATGAACACCCTTTGCAGTTTAAGCCTTTTGAATACCTTGAGTACCTTAAACTACGCTATGCAGAAGTTGGTAAAAACTTTGAATCGCCTTTAAAGGCTTATTTTGGTGCTTGACCTGATCATTTCAGATTTTATTCAGCAATTTGTGTTCTGTGCACATGTATCCCTGCTTATAATTGGAGTGTTCTGTCCAATAATCCAAGTTTTTTTGTGATGTGGGTGTGGAAATAACTATGATGCAACTTCCCTTTTGGAACATCAAAATGGAATGCCTTATTGACGATTTATTATTGCAGTAATCACAAGTGTTACTTGAGACGATAGTTTCAATGATACAGCAGCTGATTTTTAGTCAGAAGTTTAATATTTGACATTAAACTTCtgtaaaaaagagaaaatcaaCAATAATTAGTAATTGATATCCAGATTGCACATCAATGAGTAATCAACAAACATCATCACCACCAGTAACATGATACCAGATTTAAATTCAGTCAAACCtattaaaatgatatattttttcttttttgagttAGCCAAaattttgttcatatttacattttcaaaatgatcaatattttgttttattatctTCAAAATGATACGTTGAAAATGGTGATGATGACAGAAGTTTGCAAGCCATGAAGATTAAAGAATagtgaaaatatattaaatgttCAAAATGTAACCTTGCAAGTTAAGAGTATctaataaacaattatcaGCATAACAAAATCAAACTTTGAATTCAAACAGTATGGCATAATTGTACTTGCTACATAATTAACCATAACTATGCCCCCCAATAAATCCCAAAGGTCATccctaataatatatatacaaaccCCAATTAACAATTCTCTCATCAAATATTTCTACTAGTTTTCAGTTAATGTTAATGGCAGCTAACTATCAAAGGTCTAGCTTGGTGACTATCTTCATCATTCTCATGGTATTACCCTTGATGGTACCACCGGCCAATGCCGCTCGGTTCGCCCAACAAGGTACACACAGCTTCCCTGTATACTGCTTAAATTAAAGGCTTGATCTTGTGTCTTGATATTGACTCTTTGGCAGGTATAATTGAGGTGAGTCTAAAGGAGGAACCAATGTGTCCTCAATGCACCTGCTGCTCAGCTCCACCACCAGGCTCTTGTTGCAAGTGTTGCACTAATTCTGTTCAACCTCTTGATACTAACATGCCGTAGGACTACATCATGTTTCATGTGGCTCTCTTATAGaaaaccaaaa is a genomic window containing:
- the LOC8281598 gene encoding probable 2-oxoglutarate-dependent dioxygenase AOP1, translating into MGSETTFKLPAIDFSSTELKPGNPLWETVKSQVRKAAEEYGCFEALFQDISQELRKAMDGALEEIFALPLEIKKLNVSDRPFHGYIGSSSPLSLYESIGFDDPDNFHKVESFTNIMWPQGNINFSTTVHSFSKTLTELDQMIRKMIVESFGMEKYLDEHMNSAYNIFRVTKYAAPETTDKKTGLRAHTDKNTTSILYQNQIDGLEIQTKDGEWINVEFSPYSFIVIIGESLNAWTNGRLHSPCHRVMMSGSKTRYSAVLFTVPKEGYVIKAVEELVDDEHPLQFKPFEYLEYLKLRYAEVGKNFESPLKAYFGA